In Bacteroidales bacterium, the sequence GTCAGCTGATATCTTTTTTGTAGCTTCTCCAATTATTTCCAAGCTCCTAATAACAGCACGTTTTAATGTTTCATCAGATAAAAAATCATCTTTTGTTTTGTCTATTGTTATTACCGAAAGAATGTAACAACACTCATCACTGATATGCTTTAGATATTCAATGGGTTCTTTAGACATATTTCACTTCGTTTAAAATATTTGGTCCAATATATGGACTTAATCCATTTTTAGTTACAATCTCAACTCGTTGATTTTTAAACATTTTTTCAATTATGTCATAAACAGCCATGTAGTTGTCGAAATTTTCTTTATCTGGCTCAAAATCAATCAATATATCAATATCGCTACTTTCTGTTTGTTCATCTCTAACATATGACCCAAATAAACCTAATTCCCTAATTCCATATTTTGAAATCTCTTTTTTCTTTGATTTTAAAAGACTCAATATAAATTCTTTGGTTATCATATCTAATTATCATTAATGCAAATATAATAAATTTACTCTATGTACGATTCAAATTACAC encodes:
- a CDS encoding DUF86 domain-containing protein gives rise to the protein MSKEPIEYLKHISDECCYILSVITIDKTKDDFLSDETLKRAVIRSLEIIGEATKKISADFKLKWSTIKWKDMAGMRDRLIHDYMGVNYSIVWDVVKNKIPELSVQIIEIIKNA
- a CDS encoding nucleotidyltransferase family protein, with the protein product MTKEFILSLLKSKKKEISKYGIRELGLFGSYVRDEQTESSDIDILIDFEPDKENFDNYMAVYDIIEKMFKNQRVEIVTKNGLSPYIGPNILNEVKYV